In one window of Tellurirhabdus rosea DNA:
- the dinB gene encoding DNA polymerase IV, whose translation MPNDSRHVLHLDLDAFFVSVERLKEPSLVGKPVLVGGLGDRAVVAACSYETRRFGVRSAMPMRLARRLCPDAIVLKGDWEKYSQYSDAVTEIITERAPIVEKASVDEFYVDMTGMERFVGCAKWSADLKSQIRRQTGLTVTWGLAANKTVSKVAAGEAKPDGALEVFTDNMLTFLAPLDVGKLPGVGETTARTLRCMGVTRIGTLAQIPRRMMERAFGKSGVKLWEKANGIDLAPVLPYHRQKSLSKEMTFHTDTTDVVQLRATLERMTELLAFELRGGGWCAGKVTVKIRYADFQTHTRQLTIPPTATDNQLIAAALSAFQGLYDRRLLIRLVGVSFSKLVRGTEQLSLFEPEGGPSQARLQSLCQQLDRIRQRYGERSIGRASSFHLGI comes from the coding sequence ATGCCGAACGACTCCCGCCACGTACTCCACCTGGACCTCGATGCCTTCTTCGTTTCCGTCGAGCGGCTCAAGGAGCCTTCGCTGGTGGGGAAGCCCGTCCTCGTGGGCGGACTCGGCGACCGGGCGGTGGTGGCGGCCTGTTCGTACGAAACCCGGCGCTTCGGGGTACGTTCGGCCATGCCCATGCGGCTCGCCCGGCGGCTCTGCCCGGATGCGATTGTGCTGAAAGGCGACTGGGAGAAGTACAGCCAGTATTCCGATGCCGTTACGGAAATCATCACCGAGCGCGCGCCAATCGTCGAGAAAGCGTCGGTCGATGAATTTTACGTCGATATGACGGGCATGGAGCGCTTTGTGGGCTGCGCCAAATGGTCGGCGGACCTGAAAAGCCAGATTCGCCGGCAGACCGGCCTTACCGTCACCTGGGGCCTTGCGGCCAACAAAACCGTCTCCAAGGTTGCCGCGGGCGAAGCGAAACCGGACGGGGCCCTGGAAGTCTTTACCGACAACATGCTGACCTTTCTGGCCCCGCTGGACGTAGGGAAACTGCCCGGCGTGGGCGAGACCACCGCCCGAACCCTCCGCTGCATGGGCGTCACGCGGATCGGCACGCTGGCCCAGATTCCCCGCCGGATGATGGAACGGGCCTTTGGCAAGTCCGGGGTCAAGCTATGGGAAAAAGCCAACGGCATCGACCTGGCTCCGGTTCTGCCCTACCACCGCCAGAAGTCGCTTTCGAAGGAAATGACCTTTCATACCGACACGACGGATGTGGTGCAGCTCCGGGCCACCCTTGAGCGCATGACCGAACTGCTGGCCTTCGAACTGCGGGGCGGCGGCTGGTGCGCCGGGAAAGTGACCGTCAAGATTCGCTATGCGGATTTTCAGACCCACACCCGCCAGCTTACGATTCCGCCCACGGCGACCGACAATCAGTTGATCGCGGCGGCGCTGAGCGCGTTTCAGGGGCTGTACGACCGCCGCCTGCTGATCCGGCTGGTGGGCGTAAGCTTCTCCAAACTGGTGCGGGGCACCGAGCAGTTGTCGCTTTTTGAACCGGAAGGCGGCCCTTCCCAGGCGCGTCTTCAGTCCCTTTGTCAGCAACTGGACCGCATCCGGCAGCGGTACGGGGAGCGCAGCATCGGGCGGGCCAGCAGTTTCCACTTAGGCATTTAA
- a CDS encoding DNA polymerase III subunit alpha, which yields MYLNCHSYFSLRYGTFSPEELVERAVSLNIGRVALTDINTVSGVFEFTRACLKAGIEPVVGVEFRNRQQTLYVCLARNAAGLAEINRHLSDYLMSGRDFPLRPPRFEHVAVIYPLQQFDRLGELAPHEYIGVEPKDLKRLWRYRNRVCEDRLVALAPVSYPNKVGFSLHRLLRAIHHNCLLSRLAEHETIEEDEYFLPPANMEYAFHSHPELLQNAQRLLDGCQFRFDFESPKNRRLYTPSREDDVALLRKLAEDGLLDRYGPHHPEAIRRVNKELGIIEELDFTAYFLITWDIIRYARSRGYFHVGRGSGANSIVAYCMGITDIDPIELDLYFERFINPHRTSPPDFDIDFSWDERDEIIDYIFKKWGRHHVCLLATYSTFRDRAAYRELGKVFGLPKAELDALVADPSGTPPGEYTKYILRFAPLLEDFPNHLSIHAGGILISEEPLYHYTALQMMPKGFPVCQWDMYTAEDIGFAKWDVLSQRGLGHIKEAVDLVRQNRQVSVDIHRIQDFKRDAAIRRQLEAHETMGCFYIESPAMRGLIWKLGCSDYLTLVAASSVIRPGVASSGMMREYIRRHHNPAETVHLHPRMGELLADTYGVMIYQEDVIKVAHHFAGLSLAEADILRRAMSGKFRSRREFIRIENRFLESCRQQGYPEETIREVWRQIQSFGGYSFSKAHSASFAVESYQSLFLKTYYPLEFMTAVINNFGGFYRTEFYVHEARRSGGHIEAPDINQSDWLTRIDGQTLWLGWSLVRSLENRTVATLLAQRQQTGPYRSLEDFTRRVGAGLEQLIVLIRTGAFRSFGHTKKELLWQAHALLNKATQHPETGDLFQLEDIRYALPPLPQEAIEDAYDELELLGFPLSTPFAMLAVPSAGILTSDLLAHAGQQVVLDGYLITYKPIRTKNGRAMQFGYFMDREGQYFDTVHFPPVMEKFPLRGRGVYRLRGKVVVEFGFPSLEVVQVEKLSTLPDPRHAGEGLGGGGRLPMAA from the coding sequence ATGTACCTCAACTGCCACAGCTACTTCAGTCTGCGCTACGGGACGTTTTCGCCCGAGGAACTGGTAGAACGGGCGGTTTCGCTGAACATTGGCCGGGTGGCGCTGACGGACATCAACACCGTTTCGGGCGTTTTTGAATTTACCCGGGCCTGCCTCAAAGCGGGTATCGAACCGGTCGTGGGTGTCGAGTTTCGGAACCGGCAGCAAACGCTGTACGTCTGTCTGGCCCGCAACGCCGCCGGACTGGCCGAAATCAACCGTCACCTGTCGGACTACCTGATGAGCGGGCGCGACTTCCCGCTGCGTCCGCCCCGCTTTGAGCACGTCGCGGTGATTTATCCGCTTCAGCAATTCGACCGGCTGGGCGAGCTGGCCCCGCACGAATACATCGGCGTGGAGCCGAAAGACCTGAAACGGCTGTGGCGTTACCGGAACCGCGTGTGCGAAGACCGGCTGGTGGCGCTTGCTCCGGTTTCGTATCCGAACAAGGTCGGCTTTTCGCTGCACCGGCTGCTGCGCGCGATTCATCACAACTGCCTGCTCTCGCGTCTGGCCGAACACGAAACCATCGAGGAAGACGAGTATTTTCTGCCTCCGGCCAACATGGAGTACGCCTTCCACTCCCACCCGGAGCTGCTCCAGAACGCCCAGCGGCTGCTGGATGGCTGTCAGTTTCGTTTCGACTTCGAATCGCCCAAAAACCGGCGGCTTTACACGCCCAGCCGGGAAGACGACGTGGCCCTGCTGCGCAAACTGGCCGAAGACGGGCTGCTCGACCGGTACGGCCCGCACCATCCCGAAGCCATCCGGCGGGTAAACAAGGAACTGGGCATCATCGAAGAACTGGACTTTACGGCTTATTTCCTCATTACCTGGGACATTATTCGTTACGCCCGGTCGCGGGGCTATTTCCACGTGGGACGGGGTTCGGGGGCCAATTCGATCGTGGCCTACTGCATGGGCATTACGGATATTGACCCTATTGAACTGGATTTGTATTTCGAACGCTTCATCAATCCGCACCGCACCTCCCCGCCGGACTTCGACATCGATTTCAGCTGGGACGAACGGGACGAGATTATTGACTATATTTTCAAAAAGTGGGGCCGTCACCACGTCTGCCTGCTGGCGACCTACAGCACCTTCCGCGACCGGGCGGCTTACCGCGAACTGGGCAAGGTCTTTGGACTTCCCAAGGCGGAACTGGACGCGCTGGTGGCCGACCCTTCCGGCACGCCGCCCGGCGAGTACACCAAATACATCCTGCGGTTTGCGCCCCTGCTGGAAGATTTTCCCAATCACCTGTCCATCCACGCCGGCGGAATTCTGATTTCCGAGGAGCCGCTTTACCACTACACCGCCCTGCAGATGATGCCCAAAGGCTTTCCGGTCTGCCAGTGGGACATGTATACGGCCGAAGACATCGGGTTTGCCAAGTGGGATGTGCTGTCGCAGCGCGGCCTGGGGCATATCAAGGAAGCGGTCGATCTGGTCCGGCAGAACCGGCAGGTGTCCGTCGATATTCACCGCATTCAGGATTTCAAGCGGGATGCCGCCATCCGCCGCCAGTTGGAAGCCCACGAAACGATGGGCTGCTTTTACATCGAGTCGCCCGCCATGCGGGGGCTGATCTGGAAACTGGGCTGTTCGGACTACCTGACCCTGGTGGCGGCGAGCAGCGTCATCCGGCCCGGTGTGGCCTCGTCGGGCATGATGCGGGAATATATCCGCCGCCACCACAATCCCGCCGAGACGGTCCACCTGCATCCCCGGATGGGCGAACTGCTGGCCGACACGTACGGGGTCATGATTTATCAGGAAGATGTGATCAAGGTGGCCCACCATTTTGCCGGGCTTTCGCTGGCCGAGGCCGATATTCTGCGGCGGGCCATGTCGGGCAAATTCCGGTCGCGACGGGAGTTTATCCGCATCGAAAACCGCTTTCTGGAAAGCTGTCGCCAGCAGGGCTATCCGGAGGAGACGATTCGGGAGGTCTGGCGGCAGATTCAGAGCTTCGGGGGATACAGCTTTTCCAAGGCGCATTCGGCCTCGTTTGCCGTTGAAAGTTACCAGAGCCTGTTTCTGAAAACGTATTATCCGCTGGAATTCATGACGGCCGTGATCAACAACTTCGGCGGCTTTTACCGAACCGAGTTTTACGTCCACGAAGCCCGGCGTTCCGGCGGCCATATCGAAGCCCCGGACATTAACCAGAGCGACTGGCTTACCCGAATCGACGGCCAGACGCTGTGGCTGGGCTGGTCGCTGGTCCGGAGTCTGGAAAACCGCACCGTCGCCACCCTGCTGGCGCAGCGGCAGCAGACCGGGCCCTACCGGAGCCTGGAGGATTTTACCCGGCGGGTCGGGGCCGGACTGGAGCAGCTCATCGTCCTGATCCGGACGGGCGCTTTCCGCAGTTTTGGGCACACCAAAAAAGAGCTGCTCTGGCAGGCGCACGCCCTGCTCAACAAGGCCACCCAGCACCCGGAAACGGGCGACCTGTTCCAGCTGGAAGACATCCGGTACGCCCTCCCGCCCCTGCCGCAGGAAGCCATCGAAGACGCCTACGACGAACTCGAACTGCTGGGTTTTCCGCTCTCCACTCCTTTTGCGATGCTGGCGGTCCCTTCGGCGGGCATCCTGACGAGCGATCTGCTGGCCCATGCCGGTCAGCAGGTTGTTCTGGATGGGTATCTGATCACGTACAAACCCATACGGACCAAAAACGGCCGGGCGATGCAGTTCGGCTACTTCATGGACCGGGAAGGCCAGTACTTCGACACCGTTCATTTTCCGCCCGTCATGGAGAAGTTTCCGCTGCGGGGCCGCGGCGTTTACCGGCTGCGCGGCAAAGTGGTGGTGGAGTTTGGCTTCCCGTCGCTGGAAGTCGTGCAGGTGGAGAAGCTGTCCACCCTGCCCGATCCCCGTCATGCCGGCGAAGGGTTAGGCGGAGGTGGACGGTTGCCGATGGCGGCGTGA
- a CDS encoding SDR family oxidoreductase codes for MNSVLSSFSLEGKTALVTGCKRGIGKAMAEALAEAGADIIGVSANLELQGSAVEQAVVARGRRFFAYQADFGKREALKAFIEQVKADHPVIDILINNAGTILRKPAAEHPDEYWDEVIAINQTAQFVLTREIGRDMIARGSGKVVFTASLLTFQGGINVPGYAASKGAIGSLVKAFANEWAGKGVNVNALAPGYISTDNTEALRNDPERSASILSRIPAGRWGEPDDFKGPVVFLSSDAASYVHGTIMTVDGGWMGR; via the coding sequence ATGAATTCTGTTCTTTCCTCTTTTTCGCTAGAAGGCAAAACGGCGCTGGTAACGGGCTGTAAACGGGGCATCGGCAAAGCGATGGCCGAAGCCCTTGCCGAAGCCGGCGCGGATATTATCGGCGTTTCCGCCAATCTTGAATTACAGGGTAGTGCCGTCGAACAGGCGGTCGTGGCCCGGGGTCGCCGTTTTTTTGCCTACCAGGCTGACTTCGGAAAGCGGGAGGCCCTCAAAGCGTTCATCGAGCAGGTCAAAGCCGACCACCCGGTGATCGATATTCTGATCAACAACGCCGGGACCATCCTGCGCAAGCCCGCCGCCGAGCACCCCGACGAATACTGGGATGAGGTGATCGCCATCAACCAGACGGCCCAGTTTGTCCTGACGCGCGAAATCGGCCGCGACATGATTGCGCGGGGCAGCGGCAAAGTTGTCTTTACGGCCTCGCTGCTGACCTTCCAGGGCGGAATCAACGTGCCGGGTTATGCCGCCAGCAAGGGCGCCATCGGCAGTCTGGTCAAAGCCTTTGCCAACGAATGGGCCGGAAAAGGCGTCAACGTCAACGCCCTGGCACCGGGTTATATTTCCACGGACAATACCGAGGCGCTCCGCAACGACCCCGAGCGGTCGGCCTCGATCCTGAGCCGCATTCCGGCCGGGCGCTGGGGAGAACCGGACGATTTCAAAGGCCCGGTGGTGTTCCTGTCTTCGGACGCCGCCAGCTACGTCCACGGCACCATCATGACCGTCGACGGCGGCTGGATGGGGCGCTGA
- a CDS encoding XRE family transcriptional regulator: protein MYIADNLKTLRLATGLSQEGFATELGTKRSSIANYETGRLLPPYEFVIAVSERFRLSIDALLKNDLSGLTEEQIRRLLQGEGEGRRQEAVRVLATTVGTDNEENIEYVPMRVQKGYCRGGFEDVGFIGQLPTFRLPLPVVSKNKKYRLFDSSGDSMPPIPEGAQILGEYVADFRDIRSGRTYILITREGCVCKVVRNELSKNGKLIASSLNPAYRPFEIRQEDLLEAWRYVMYMTTDLSAPTLETIMAEIRQMKQYLHENLPAS, encoded by the coding sequence ATGTATATCGCTGATAATCTGAAGACATTACGGCTGGCCACGGGGCTTTCGCAGGAAGGGTTCGCAACCGAATTGGGGACCAAACGGTCCAGTATCGCCAATTACGAGACCGGCCGGTTGCTGCCTCCCTACGAGTTTGTCATTGCCGTATCCGAGCGCTTTCGGCTGTCCATCGACGCTTTGCTGAAAAACGATCTGAGCGGGCTCACGGAAGAGCAGATTCGCCGGCTGCTGCAGGGCGAGGGCGAAGGGCGGCGACAGGAAGCCGTCCGGGTGCTGGCCACGACGGTAGGGACGGATAATGAGGAAAATATCGAATACGTGCCGATGCGGGTCCAGAAAGGCTACTGCCGGGGCGGCTTCGAAGATGTAGGATTTATCGGGCAGCTGCCCACGTTCCGGCTGCCGCTGCCGGTCGTTTCCAAGAATAAAAAATACCGGCTGTTCGACTCCAGCGGCGATTCCATGCCGCCCATTCCCGAAGGCGCGCAGATTCTGGGCGAATACGTGGCCGATTTTCGGGACATCCGCAGCGGCCGGACGTACATCCTCATCACGCGGGAAGGCTGCGTCTGCAAGGTGGTACGCAACGAACTCAGCAAAAACGGCAAGCTCATCGCCTCGTCGCTCAATCCGGCGTACCGGCCGTTTGAAATTCGGCAGGAAGACCTGCTCGAAGCGTGGCGGTATGTGATGTATATGACGACCGATCTGTCTGCGCCGACCCTCGAAACTATCATGGCCGAAATCCGGCAGATGAAGCAGTATCTGCACGAAAATTTACCGGCCAGCTAA
- the kduI gene encoding 5-dehydro-4-deoxy-D-glucuronate isomerase, which translates to MQTEHITLPVESFDTVTHFESRHATSPREVKGMDTQQLRQSFLIETLFLADQTRWTLTFFDRYLTGGVMPVTSPVSLTTPENLKATYFLERRELGIINVGGPGRVVADGEVYDLEYKEALYIGQGIRDVQFISHDHQAPAKFYLNSTPAHRPYPTRKVSRTDAEVVELGSPATANHRVINKLLVNSVLPTCQLQMGMTELKTGSVWNTMPAHTHDRRMEVYFYFEIPEGQSVCHFMGEPQETRHIWMQNEQAVISPNWSIHSGAGTSNYTFIWGMAGENLDYGDMDFCAITDLK; encoded by the coding sequence ATGCAGACAGAGCACATTACCCTTCCCGTTGAGTCTTTCGATACCGTGACTCATTTCGAAAGCCGCCACGCGACTTCGCCGCGTGAGGTGAAAGGCATGGATACCCAGCAGCTCCGGCAGAGCTTCCTGATCGAGACCCTGTTTCTGGCCGACCAGACCCGCTGGACGCTGACCTTTTTTGACCGGTACCTGACCGGCGGCGTCATGCCCGTTACCTCGCCGGTTTCCCTGACGACTCCCGAAAATCTGAAAGCGACGTATTTTCTGGAACGCCGGGAACTGGGCATCATCAACGTAGGCGGCCCCGGCCGGGTGGTAGCCGACGGGGAAGTGTACGATCTGGAGTACAAAGAAGCGCTTTACATCGGCCAGGGCATCCGGGACGTTCAGTTCATCTCGCACGACCACCAGGCTCCGGCCAAATTTTACCTCAACTCAACACCTGCGCACCGCCCCTATCCGACCCGCAAAGTGTCGCGGACGGATGCCGAAGTGGTGGAACTGGGCAGCCCGGCGACGGCCAACCACCGCGTCATCAACAAGCTGCTCGTCAACAGCGTTCTGCCGACCTGCCAGCTGCAAATGGGCATGACCGAGCTGAAAACGGGCAGCGTCTGGAACACCATGCCCGCCCACACGCACGACCGGCGGATGGAGGTTTACTTCTACTTCGAAATTCCGGAGGGGCAGTCGGTCTGCCATTTCATGGGAGAACCCCAGGAAACGCGCCACATCTGGATGCAGAACGAACAGGCGGTCATTTCGCCCAACTGGTCGATTCACTCCGGGGCGGGCACGTCGAACTATACCTTTATCTGGGGCATGGCCGGAGAAAACCTCGATTACGGCGACATGGACTTCTGCGCCATTACGGATCTGAAATAA